AGATCGCCGAGACAGAAGAGGACCTCGGCACCGCGGTGACGCGCGTCCTGTATCGCCGCCTCGAGCGCCGGGGAGTTGTTGTAGACGCCCCCGAAAAAGGCCGCCCTGTCCGGGAACGAGGTCAGGCCGGACTGAGTCATGTGCGACAGGTGACGCCCGTGAGGTAGCAGGTGTGGCAGGCGCCGTGCGTGAGCGGGAAGGGCCGGATCGCTTCGCGCAAGCCGGCACCGAGGCGGGCGCCGGGTTCCTCGACCAGGATCGGGCAGACGTAGACTCCACGCGTCGTCACCGCCCTCCCCGTGCTGCATTGCAGGGCCTCCAGACCCTCGCGTGTCACAGTGTCCGGCGACAGACGCTCCCACATCTCGTAGCCTCGCGCTCTCGCGGCCTCGGCGCCGATCCGCCAGAGCGGCAGCACCTTGACACGGGGCCGCGCCAGACCCAGAGAACGCAACAGCTCCAGCATCCGCGCCCGGCCCTCACCCCCTCCGACGCCGACGGCCGCCTCGGTGACCGTCACGACCGGAAGGAAACGGTGCGCGGCCAGAGTCTGGATCCCCTGGACGGCCCTCCTGAACGTCCCGGAGCCGCGGATCCGGTCGTGATCCTCGGGGCCCCACCCGTCCAGGCTCACCCTGACGTCGAGCGAGTATTCCGAAGCGTCGGCGATCGCTCGCAGAGCCCGGCAGGTGCTCGCATCGAGAAACAGCCCGTTGGTCAGCACGTTCGCCGGCCCCTGGCGCAGCGTCGCCTCGAGGATGGGCAGGAGCTCGCGATTCATGAACGGCTCCCCTCCCGTGAGGTAGTACTCGCGGACGCCGAGCGCTCTGGCATCGTCCAGGTGCCGGCGAGTCTCCTCGACCGTCATCATGCCGTGGCTGTGATTGTCGGGGGCGCAGGAGATGAAGCAATGCGTGCAGCGCAGGTTGCAGATCGTGCCGGCCACATAGAGCCAGAGCGTGTCCAGGGCGAGCATCGGGGCGTGCGGGTGGGAGGGAACGCCCCCGTCCGGGACGGGCGCCCCGTTCACGCTCGCGTCTCCGGGAGGTGGCCCGAATTCCGCGGCCCGGTCGCCGAAACGCCGGAGCTGCCCGTCCGACGCCTCCCGGGCGACGGGACGGCGTCCTGCAGGGGGCGCGCTCCACGGGCAAGGCCCGCGAACACGGCGTCGACCTGCTCCAGGCCGGCGCGCAGCAGGAAGGTCGCATTCCGACCGTAGCTCTTGCTGCCGATGATGTAGAAATCCGGCTCGGGATGGGAGAGCAGGT
The window above is part of the Candidatus Dormiibacterota bacterium genome. Proteins encoded here:
- a CDS encoding radical SAM protein — encoded protein: MNGAPVPDGGVPSHPHAPMLALDTLWLYVAGTICNLRCTHCFISCAPDNHSHGMMTVEETRRHLDDARALGVREYYLTGGEPFMNRELLPILEATLRQGPANVLTNGLFLDASTCRALRAIADASEYSLDVRVSLDGWGPEDHDRIRGSGTFRRAVQGIQTLAAHRFLPVVTVTEAAVGVGGGEGRARMLELLRSLGLARPRVKVLPLWRIGAEAARARGYEMWERLSPDTVTREGLEALQCSTGRAVTTRGVYVCPILVEEPGARLGAGLREAIRPFPLTHGACHTCYLTGVTCRT